In Xiphias gladius isolate SHS-SW01 ecotype Sanya breed wild chromosome 5, ASM1685928v1, whole genome shotgun sequence, the following are encoded in one genomic region:
- the LOC120790250 gene encoding threonine synthase-like 1, translating into MGFLNASQLALRAARFYLSPFSASKSWISTRTMPLGGKNILLMGPPGAGKTTVGRIVAHRLGMPVIDVDDDVLETSWKMPVAAKLESVGGERFLEEEGQALCNFSASGCVISLTGSNPLHAEAMHHVRQTGLVFYLDVDGEDIIQRLTRMKVNRIVGQEAGVSMRDILHYRRQFYEKWLDMRVLCGAGDTVEEVAEKVLKAIERYQKHAAETYVSTRCDNAGSSSQKTYFSDVVVEGLATDGGLYVPKNGFPKIDAREWLRLADMSYPERALVLLEKCIHPLDVCALDLRTMVFKAYGLNFSSEAVAPVKHLNHNQYVLELFHGPTASFKDLALQLMPQLFTYCLPPMCNFLILVATSGDTGSAVLSGFSRLSRTDRHRTGVLVFFPEEGVSEIQKLQMTSYREGNARAVSVLSDFDFCQRSIKRMFRESGLTGHLAVEYGTVLSTANSINWARLLPQVVYHSSAYLDLCRDGVIKFGEPIDVCIPTGNFGNAMSAVYAKQMGVPIRKVICASNHNHIITDFITTGEYDLRGRPLMPSHSPAIDILKSSNLERFIYHVSDRDSRLVKELFTRLDRQQHFQVPEPLLGRIQQEVLAGWCSEDDCLAAIQSVHAQTGYVMDTHTAVAKVVADRLQDGSCPVVLCSTAHYGKFAPAMFKALQIQNIPEDAVEQLKKLGSTSSGPEMHRDMMKCLKESGKRGHTACRAEYSVLVEEVESMIQDSFLKVM; encoded by the exons ATGGGTTTCCTGAATGCAAGTCAGCTTGCTTTAAGAGCTGCCAGGTTCTACCTGAGTCCCTTTTCAGCATCAAAATCATGGATTTCCACCAGAACCATGCCTCTGGGGGGCAAGAACATCTTGCTCATGGGTCCTCCTGGAGCAGGGAAGACCACAGTGGGGAGGATCGTGGCCCACAGACTGGGAATGCCTGTCATTGATGTTGATGACGATGTCTTGGAGACGTCCTGGAAGATGCCCGTGGCTGCCAAGCTGGAATCAGTCGGCGGGGAGCGCTTCCTTGAGGAGGAAGGCCAGGCGCTGTGTAACTTCTCTGCCTCTGGCTGTGTTATTTCCCTGACAGGCTCTAACCCTCTTCATGCTGAGGCGATGCATCACGTCAGACAGACCGGGCTGGTCTTCTACCTGGACGTGGATGGTGAAGATATCATACAGAGGCTCACCAGGATGAAGGTGAACAGGATAGTGGGCCAGGAGGCAGGGGTATCCATGAGGGACATTCTGCATTACAGGAGGCAGTTTTATGAGAAATGGCTTGATATGCGCGTGCTGTGCGGAGCAGGAGACACGGTGGAGGAAGTAGCAGAGAAGGTGTTGAAGGCTATTGAGAGATATCAAAAGCATGCTGCTGAAACCTATGTGTCAACCAGGTGTGACAACGCAGGATCATCGAGTCAGAAAACATACTTCAGTGATGTGGTTGTAGAGGGCCTTGCCACAGATGGAGGCCTCTATGTCCCCAAAAATGGCTTCCCAAAGATTGATGCTCGCGAGTGGCTGAGGTTAGCTGACATGTCGTACCCGGAACGAGCGTTAGTTTTACTTGAAAAGTGCATACACCCGTTGGATGTTTGTGCTTTGGATCTCAGAACAATGGTGTTTAAGGCGTATGGGTTGAACTTTTCTAGTGAGGCAGTGGCACCCGTAAAACATCTCAACCACAATCAGTatgttctggagctttttcaTGGCCCCACCGCCTCATTTAAAGACCTCGCCTTGCAGTTGATGCCCCAGCTCTTCACCTACTGCCTCCCACCGATGTGCAACTTCCTCATCCTGGTAGCCACGTCTGGAGACACTGGAAGCGCAGTGCTCAGTGGCTTCAGTAGGCTCAGccggacagacagacacaggacCGGCGTGCTGGTGTTCTTCCCGGAGGAAGGGGTGAGTGAGATTCAGAAGCTCCAGATGACGAGCTACAGGGAGGGCAACGCCAGGGCTGTCAGTGTCCTGTCAGACTTTGACTTCTGTCAGAGAAGCATCAAGAGGATGTTTCGAGAGTCCGGGCTGACGGGGCACCTCGCTGTTGAGTACGGCACAGTCCTCAGCACGGCCAACTCAATCAACTGGGCACGTCTGTTGCCACAG GTGGTTTACCATTCCTCAGCCTATCTGGACTTGTGCAGAGACGGCGTTATCAAGTTTGGGGAGCCCATTGACGTTTGCATCCCCACTGGTAACTTTGGGAACGCCATGTCGGCTGTGTACGCCAAGCAAATGGGCGTCCCGATAAGAAAAGTCATCTGTGCATCCAACCACAACCACATCATCACAGACTTTATCACCACAGGCGAGTATGATCTCCGGGGACGGCCACTGATGCCCTCCCACTCCCCGGCTATAGATATCCTGAAATCCTCCAACCTCGAGAGGTTTATCTACCACGTCTCGGACAGAGACAGCCGTCTTGTCAAGGAGCTGTTCACACGCTTAGACAGACAGCAGCACTTTCAGGTTCCTGAACCTCTTCTTGGCAGGATACAGCAGGAAGTGCTGGCTGGCTGGTGCTCTGAAGACGACTGCTTGGCCGCCATCCAGAGCGTTCACGCACAGACCGGCTACgtcatggacacacacaccgCCGTGGCTAAAGTCGTGGCTGATAGGCTGCAGGACGGATCGTGCCCTGTGGTGCTTTGTTCCACTGCTCACTATGGGAAATTTGCTCCTGCTATGTTCAAAGCTTTGCAAATCCAAAATATTCCAGAGGATGCTGTTGAGCAGCTGAAGAAGCTCGGATCGACTTCATCCGGACCAGAAATGCACAGAGACATGATGAAATGCCTGAAGGAGAGTGGCAAGAGGGGACACACTGCTTGTCGGGCAGAGTACAGTGTGCTGGTAGAAGAGGTGGAGAGCATGATACAGGACTCCTTTTTGAAAGTTATGTAG
- the enkur gene encoding enkurin gives MSEVVHPPESVYNLIPKEEVDKQKPPRYTSKFRPTVVLEQKLSKDAMRTMGPAKVEVPSPDKYLKKHSKEAKLLEQTQCSKGVRNICTVKKPAVPARTDNPPMGIHTKRDFIKTTTVVPMKPQPTCVDTNKGTKQRLENSGLVPKYIKKKDYGEVPEYLLERYEEEQRAQEQYDNFVKEQKEQGAMKHLSDEERRAVLEGLKKNWDKLHHEYQGLSLVTDIPSKKAHKEWLEVAMKQLENDINLFERFKTIYVPN, from the exons ATGTCTGAAGTTGTGCATCCGCCAGAAAGCGTCTACAACCTTATACCAAAGGAAGAGGTTGATAAGCAAAAACCGCCGAG GTATACGTCCAAGTTTAGACCGACAGTTGTTCTTGAGCAAAAGTTATCCAAGGATGCGATGAGAACGATGGGACCGGCAAAAGTAGAGGTGCCATCCCCAGACAAATACCTCAAGAAGCATTCAAAAGAGGCCAAATTGCTTGAAC AAACACAGTGCTCGAAAGGGGTTCGTAACATCTGCACTGTGAAGAAACCAGCTGTCCCTGCTAGGACGGACAACCCACCTATGGGCATTCATACCAAGAGAGACTTTATAAAGACGACTACGGTTGTTCCAATGAAGCCACAGCCGACCTGTGTGGACACCAACAAGGGAACCAAGCAGCGCCTTGAAAATTCAGGACTTGTCCCCAAGTACATCAAGAAAAAG GATTATGGAGAAGTACCTGAGTACCTTCTGGAGCGCTACGAAGAAGAGCAGAGGGCTCAGGAGCAGTATGACAACTTTGTAAAAGAACAGAAGGAGCAGGGAGCCATGAAGCACCTGTCTGATGAGGAGCGACGAGCTGTCCTGGAG GGCCTGAAGAAAAACTGGGATAAGCTTCACCATGAGTACCAGGGCCTCTCGCTCGTCACCGACATCCCGTCAAAGAAAGCCCACAAGGAGTGGCTCGAAGTGGCGATGAAGCAGCTGGAGAATGACATCAACCTCTTTGAGAGGTTCAAAACCATCTATGTACCCAATTAA
- the prtfdc1a gene encoding phosphoribosyltransferase domain-containing protein 1, translating to MDNAGMKRGIVIKDDWQGYSLDLFTYPEHYHGDIESVYIPHGVIMNRIERLAHYIMDDFGDNNIMVLCVLKGGYKFCADLVEFIKVLGRNSTKYLETRVEFIRLKSYLNDQSTEDLHIIGSRDLSFLHGKCVLIVEAIVDTGKTMKALLKHVETFEPKMVKVAGLLVKRVPNMAENLTDYVGFEIPNHFVVGYALDYNEYFRDLNHICVISKTGKMKYKMDTNKEMDK from the exons atggacAACGCGGGGATGAAAAGAGGAATTGTG ATAAAGGATGACTGGCAAGGTTACAGTCTGGACCTCTTCACCTACCCAGAACACTACCACGGAGACATAGAGAGTGTTTACATTCCACATGGGGTAATCATGAACAg GATAGAGCGTCTGGCCCACTATATCATGGATGACTTTGGGGACAACAACATAATGGTGCTGTGCGTCCTGAAGGGAGGCTACAAGTTCTGTGCAGATCTTGTGGAGTTCATTAAAGTTCTTGGCCGCAACTCCACCAAGTACCTGGAGACCCGGGTGGAGTTCATCCGTCTGAAGAGCTACCTG AATGACCAGTCAACAGAGGACCTGCACATCATAGGAAGCAGAGACCTGTCTTTTCTGCACGGAAAG TGTGTGCTCATTGTTGAG GCCATAGTCGACACAGGAAAGACCATGAAGGCCCTTCTGAAGCATGTGGAGACCTTTGAACCCAAGATGGTCAAGGTCGCAGG TCTGCTGGTGAAGAGGGTCCCTAACATGGCTGAAAATCTGACAGACT ATGTTGGATTTGAAATCCCCAACCACTTTGTTGTTGGATATGCCCTGGACTACAATGAATACTTCCGTGACCTGAAT CATATCTGCGTCATCAGCAAGACTGGAAAGATGAAGTACAAG ATGGACACGAACAAAGAAATggataaatga